Proteins found in one Zea mays cultivar B73 chromosome 1, Zm-B73-REFERENCE-NAM-5.0, whole genome shotgun sequence genomic segment:
- the LOC100382150 gene encoding putative protein phosphatase 2C 48, which translates to MLAAVMDYFSSCWGPRSGAGHREKGSDAAGRQDGLLWYKDVGQLVTGEFSMAVVQANQLLEDQSQVESGSLSLADTGPQGTFVGVYDGHGGPETSRFINDHLFNHLRRFATEHKFMSADVIRKAFQATEEGFLSLVSKEWSLKPQIASVGSCCLVGVICAGTLYVANLGDSRAVLGRLVKATGEVLAIQLSSEHNACYEEVRQELQSSHPDDPHIVVLKHNVWRVKGIIQISRSIGDVYLKKPEYNREPLHSKFRLRETFQRPILSSEPQITEHRIQPNDQFVIFASDGLWEHLSNKEAVDLVQSSPRNGIARRLVKAAMQEAAKKREMRYSDLKKIDRGVRRHFHDDITVVVVFMP; encoded by the exons ATGCTGGCCGCGGTGATGGACTACTTTAGCTCCTGCTGGGGCCCGCGATCGGGTGCCGGGCACCGGGAAAAGGGCTCCGACGCCGCTGGCCGGCAGGACGGTCTCCTCTGGTACAAGGACGTCGGGCAGCTCGTCACTGGGGAGTTCTCCATGGCCGTGGTGCAGGCCAACCAGCTGCTCGAGGACCAGAGCCAAGTGGAGTCCGGATCGCTCTCCCTGGCTGACACGGGCCCGCAGGGCACCTTCGTCGGCGTCTATGATGGCCATGGCGGCCCGGAGACGTCCCGGTTCATCAATGACCACCTCTTCAACCATCTCAGAA GGTTTGCAACTGAGCACAAGTTTATGTCAGCGGACGTGATCCGGAAAGCTTTCCAAGCAACTGAGGAGGGCTTTCTTTCTCTAGTCAGCAAGGAATGGTCTTTGAAGCCTCAGATTGCTTCAGTGGGCTCCTGCTGCCTTGTTGGTGTAATCTGTGCTGGGACTCTCTATGTTGCAAACCTGGGCGACTCACGTGCAGTTCTTGGAAGGCTTGTTAAGGCAACTGGAGAGGTTTTGGCCATTCAGTTGTCATCGGAGCACAATGCGTGCTATGAGGAAGTTAGACAAGAGCTGCAGTCATCACATCCTGATGATCCACATATTGTTGTTCTCAAACACAATGTTTGGCGTGTGAAGGGTATCATCCAG ATCTCAAGATCTATTGGAGATGTATATCTAAAgaaaccagagtataatagagAACCGCTTCACAGCAAGTTTCGGCTTCGAGAAACCTTCCAGAGGCCGATCCTTAGTTCTGAACCTCAAATTACTGAACATCGAATACAGCCAAACGATcaatttgttatatttgcttctgATGGTCTATGGGAGCACCTCAGCAATAAGGAAGCAGTTGACCTTGTCCAAAGTAGTCCCCGAAAT GGAATCGCTCGGAGACTAGTGAAAGCCGCGATGCAAGAAGCTGCCAAGAAGAGGGAGATGAGATATTCAGACCTCAAGAAGATCGACCGTGGTGTGAGAAGGCATTTCCACGACGATATAActgtcgtcgtggtgttcatgccATGA
- the LOC100286089 gene encoding Probable protein phosphatase 2C 28 isoform 1 (isoform 1 is encoded by transcript variant 2), translated as MLAAVMDYFSSCWGPRSGDGHRGKGPDAAGRQDGLLWYKDAGQLVTGEFSMAVVQANQLLEDQSQVESGSLSLADPGPQGTFVGVYDGHGGPETSRFINDHLFNHLRRFATEHKFMSADVIRKAFQATEEGFLSLVSKEWSLKPQIASVGSCCLVGVICAGTLYVANLGDSRAVLGRLVKATGEVVAMQLSSEHNACYEEVRQELQSSHPDDPHIVVLKHNVWRVKGLIQISRSIGDVYLKKPEYNREPLHSKFRLRETFQRPILSSEPQITEHRIQPNDQFVIFASDGLWEHLSNKEAVDLVQSSPHNGIARRLVKAAMQEAAKKREMRYSDLKKIDRGVRRHFHDDITVVVVFLDLNAMSKASWSKSPSVSLRGGGVTVPAKSLAPFSAPARLNSTY; from the exons CCTCTGGTACAAGGACGCCGGTCAGCTCGTCACTGGGGAGTTCTCCATGGCCGTGGTGCAGGCCAACCAGCTGCTTGAGGACCAGAGCCAAGTGGAGTCCGGATCGCTCTCCCTGGCTGACCCGGGCCCGCAGGGCACCTTCGTCGGCGTCTATGATGGCCATGGCGGTCCTGAGACGTCCCGGTTCATCAATGACCACCTCTTCAACCATCTCAGAA GGTTTGCAACTGAGCACAAGTTTATGTCAGCGGACGTGATCCGGAAAGCTTTCCAAGCAACTGAGGAGGGCTTTCTTTCTCTAGTCAGCAAGGAATGGTCTTTGAAGCCTCAGATTGCTTCAGTGGGCTCCTGCTGCCTTGTTGGTGTAATCTGTGCTGGGACTCTCTATGTTGCAAACCTGGGTGACTCACGTGCAGTTCTTGGAAGGCTTGTTAAGGCAACTGGAGAGGTCGTGGCCATGCAGTTGTCATCGGAGCACAATGCGTGCTATGAGGAAGTTAGACAAGAACTGCAGTCATCACATCCTGACGATCCACATATTGTGGTTCTCAAACACAATGTTTGGCGAGTGAAGGGTCTCATCCAG ATCTCAAGATCTATTGGAGATGTATATCTAAAGAAACCAGAGTACAACAGAGAACCACTTCACAGCAAGTTTCGGCTTCGAGAAACCTTCCAGAGGCCGATCCTTAGTTCTGAACCTCAAATTACTGAACATCGAATACAGCCAAATGATcaatttgttatatttgcttctgATGGTCTATGGGAGCACCTCAGCAATAAGGAAGCAGTTGACCTTGTCCAAAGTAGTCCACACAAT GGAATTGCTCGGAGACTAGTGAAAGCGGCGATGCAAGAAGCTGCCAAGAAGAGGGAGATGAGATACTCAGACCTCAAGAAGATCGACCGTGGTGTGAGAAGGCATTTCCACGACGATATAACGGTCGTCGTGGTATTCCTTGATTTGAATGCCATGAGCAAAGCTAGCTGGAGCAAAAGCCCCTCGGTTTCTCTCCGAGGGGGCGGTGTCACCGTCCCTGCGAAGTCCCTCGCACCTTTCTCAGCTCCGGCACGGCTGAACAGCACCTACTGA